TGTGGACTCTTTCCAGCTCGCCGATGATGCCGCGGATGAACTGACCGCGCGGCGGCACTTCAACCTTGGCAATCTCTTCAACCGCCTGAATGAACGCGGTTGAGTGAGTATGCGAGCAGATTCCGCAGACTCGTTCGGTTAGGTAGAGACTCTGAATGTAGCTCCTGCTTTCGCAAGCTTTCTCGATACCGCGGTGATTATAACCCAATTTTACTTCAGCGTCGACGATCCGCTCTCCTTCTAAAATCAGGTTGAAACTCTCCGGCTCTTTTAACGCGGGATGTTGCGGCCCCATCGGAACTTTGATCTCAGCCATCCTGCTTCACTCCTTCCTCGGGAAAACCTTTCCAATCTTTTCGCAGCGGATAATTGCCTTCCGGCCAATCATCCGGCAACGGGTAACGTCTTCCCGGCGGAGTACCATCCACTACGATTCCAAACATGTCCATTAGCTCCCGCTCATAAAGGAAAACGCCAGGATAGATATGAGAAACGGTGGGAATCCGAGGTTCTTCCCGAGGGATGAAAACTTTCAGATTCAATAATAAGCCCTCATTATTATACATATGGTAAATCAATTCGAAATGGGACCCGCTATCCAAGCCGGTTATCGTACCGATCTCAGCCATACCCCATTCCCGCAAGGCCGCTACGACATCCACCAATTTCTCGGCAGTCACCGTACCGAAGACCCGCCGTTCGCGCGGGGCCGACACATCCGTGACCGCTTCCGAAAAATGTTGGGC
This is a stretch of genomic DNA from Hydrogenispora ethanolica. It encodes these proteins:
- a CDS encoding NADH-quinone oxidoreductase subunit C; its protein translation is MNSTDLTEFLAQHFSEAVTDVSAPRERRVFGTVTAEKLVDVVAALREWGMAEIGTITGLDSGSHFELIYHMYNNEGLLLNLKVFIPREEPRIPTVSHIYPGVFLYERELMDMFGIVVDGTPPGRRYPLPDDWPEGNYPLRKDWKGFPEEGVKQDG